Sequence from the Helianthus annuus cultivar XRQ/B chromosome 13, HanXRQr2.0-SUNRISE, whole genome shotgun sequence genome:
AGCTCGTTACAAGGAGGAGAATAagggggttctccttgtaaccactATCCGACGTGAGAATAAAAACTTGTTTTGAGGATAAAAGTGTGTATATTCCGTGAGTGAGCAACAGAGCGATCCTTAAACCTGTAGATGAAGTtccctatttatagccgaagtgaGTAGTGAAGAAGATGGACTGATGGGTCTTGGGCCTAAGGCCGACAATAAGGAATATCCGTTTTGCCTCCCCTGTCATGACCGTTAGTGTTTACAGGGTAGGGTGTAGTTGGCGCACGTTGACTGGAACCACGTGGCCTGGCACTTGTCCTTGTTGTCTTGTCTGGCATCAACAATTAAGTGGAAATCATGGAGCAGTGGTCGGCGCacgctgattggtgccacgtacgTGTCCTTGTGTACTTCCTGTCTTCTGCATGATTGCTCATCGTGCAACATCATTGGGCACAGCCTGTCGTGCGCTCATTGGCCTACTGCTCTGCCAATCGTACCGTTTGTATTTCCTAACACTGCCTTGTTGGCGCAACTGTCATCTAGGTATGGCCTCGTGCGCTAATTCGTTTGCAAAAAGAACTAAGTGTTGGATTTCATTTATTCCGAGTATTGTCTTGTGTGCGACATGAGGTTAACTCGTGTAAGCGACGCAAAATTAGAGACCATACCCCTTTACTACCTTAcatgaatttatttaaaaaaaaattgtcaaaAAGATCAAATAACTAAAAAAGCATTATTAATAATTCATTAAAAAGTAGACAAACACAGAGAAAAATATGTCACACTTGACTTGACCTTATATTAGTAATCCATAGCTGTCCAGATTTTGACAAccaaatattataatatataccAATAAAAACAAATTGAGTTTTAATTTTAGACAACAAGATTTACGAAAAATATAATAACTAAATAACAAATTCTCAGTAAACATGGATTATTAATAAATAGAAAAATTTGTAttttataaataaagtaattattatattaattataaatacTATACTATATTTAATGATCATCATTCCTTGACTTTTTAGTAATATAATTGTGTAATTCCGAAAATATCAACTAAAGTGAAAACCCCTCAAATATTCATTCAATGACCATAAATaagaacaaatagcaaataagtcATAGCTCAATTAAGAGTGGGAAGTGaaggtttttgttttgattcTAATCGGGTTTATTGTAATGGGCATTTGAGCGACGAGTTTTCCTCGAAATTAGAGATCGTGAGCTTGAGTTACCTAGTATTGTTTGCAGTCGCAAACTTATGGGGTCGTCTTCTACCATTGGGTGTGCAATACCGAACCGTGAACAGAAACCGAAAACGACAAAACAGAACCGAAATTACCCGAAAGTCGGTTATCGGTTATTTTTGCCAtcggttaaccgaaattaaccgaaccaaaccattcatatttttatatattttcagATTTTATAactccatttcatgtatttcatgttttatactttcatttcatgtatttatacctccatttcatttatttatacctctatttcatttattcatacatcaatttcatgtatttatacatctatttcatgtatttatatacctccattacatgtatttctaagcaaaaattTTAGTCCTTGTTTGatttggttattaaccgaaccaaaccgaaaaccgacaaattaaccgaaccgattaaCTGATGACTTCAGTTACAATTACGGTTAACGTCgttaaccgaaccaaaccgaacaGTGCACACTCCTACATTGGGTTACCACATATAGTCGGACTTTTATTTCGTTAATcgttaaaaaaaacaacaaacgACAAATGTGATTATATAATCTTTACTGTCTTTTTTTTTGTTGAACGGTGAGAATCTTTAACTAGTTGAGAGAGAGATCTCACACCCTCCTAAACAGATGGCCCTAATCCCACTCTGACCAGACTAAGTTGTCTTAACCGAGCCCACGCTGGTGTCAGAGTTTAACTAACGACATTCCCCGAAAAACCATACCAACCAAACCAATGCCAGCTTAAGGGAAATTGGcatgtaataatcccacctagaccttattggccattaataatcccatctcagaatattccccccaccagtctcacctttcacctatttttcctacaatggtccctcgttaaaaaacttaacggagttaagtttttttccaaattacaaacggattttttagggcttttgatcagaacgacgatacgagtccatttatgtaaaacttgtcttgaaacggtgctccaaacgatgaaaacggcgcttcaattcgggtgtttaaatttccaattaacaaaaatcaattcacttggagcaccatttggaagtaagttttacatcaaaggactcgtatcatcgttctgatcaaaagccctaaaaagtctgtttgtaatttggaaaaaagcttaactccgttaagtttttttaacgggagaccattgtaggaaaaatagatgaAAGGTGAGACTGGTGAGGGGAATATTCAGAGGTGGAATTATTAATGATCAATAAGgtataggtgggattattacaggctaATTTCCCGCCAGCTTAATAGACACATGTATCTTACCTGGtaaatatagatatagatatacaTTGTGTGTGTATCTTGCAGCCTTTCTGCTTTCTGAAGATGCATTAAACACATTCACACACAGTGAAGACACCCACCCACATGGAGGTGAAAGAAAGAAATTAAAGTGCAGGAATCTTGAGATAAACCTTTTCCTTTTCTCATCTCCTGCACCTCCATTTAATGCTCAAAAAGCTTCAATCTTTTTCAACAACACGTAACTATGTCTTCATAtcattatatatttatttatatcagtttgtgtgtgtgtgtgtgcaagAATAGAGTAACAAAGCAttgaaaaaaaaatctttaaataGTACCCATCTTTTTCTTATATAGTTATATCACCCtgcaattaaaaaaaaaaaactcaaaattgtTCAACAATGCTTAACTGTGTGTATATATTATCACTGTGTGTGAGAGTGATAGAAAGCATGAAATCCCAGCTAAATTCTGAGTTGGGTTTCTTGTCATTTTAGATTATAATTCAGTCAAACTTGTAATAATTTAACTTCATTTCAAAGACACTCTGTTTTCATAATTTATTTTTCAGTTGTGGGTGTGTTTGTATGCACATGAAATCATGTAGTTTTAATTTGGTGTCAATCTTAATCTTCTAAAATTAGAAATTCATCCTCAGTTGGGTCCCACTaaccttcatcttcattcttggtATCTCCAGTTTTAAAGAGCATTTCTTCTTTTGCACTCAAGATCAAGAGGTAACCCTTCAATTTTAACCTAAATTTTATTCAATATTGATATTTTTTTAATTCATAATTCATGTTAGTTTGTTGTAATCACTGTTTCTTGAAATGGGTATGACTCAAAATCTTCAATTTCATCAAGCAATTTGATAAAAATCTCTTCTTGTGTTGTTCATGTTCAGGGTCTTGATATGTCACAAATATTAGTTGTTGTACTCTTGGCTGTTCTGTTTGTACAAATTCATTGTTCCAAACCACATAATAATGCCACTCAAGAACAAACCCTTTTGGAAATTCAACATCTTTTGTATTATCCTGTTGTGCTTAAAAGTTGGAACAATGCCACTGATTTCTGCAACACAGTTCAAAGTACATATGTAACAGTTGTATGTTATGAAGATGTAGTTACACAACTTCACATAATCAACACCGATAAATCGCCTCCCTTGCCTGAAGATTTCTCGGTAGACGCTTTTTTCGCGGCACTTGTTAAGCTTCCTAGCTTAAAAGTCCTTAAGTTAGTTTCATTAGGATTATGGGGAGGATTACCCGCTACAATTTCGCAATTATCGTCGTTGGAAATACTTAACGTGTCTTCGAATCACTTCACCGGTACGATCCAGCCCGAAATCACATCGTTAACCGATCTACAATCGCTTGTACTCGACGACAACAACTTTACGGGCTGGATTCCGGCCCGTATTGGTTTCTTATCGCGTTTATCGGTTTTGAGCTTGAAGAACAATATGTTAAGCGGGTTGTTGCCGGAATCTTTAGGGAGTTTGGTTGATCTTCGGGTTCTTGGGCTTTCGTACAACAATTTATCGGGCCAGGTGCCCGATCTACGTAGATCGAGAAACCTTCAAGTTCTTGAACTTGAAGGTAATTCTCTTGGACCCGAGTTCCCTCGGGTCACAGATAGAATTATCTCGATTACACTAAGGGATAACAAGTTCACCGCGGGTCTACCCGAAGAACTACGTTCGTTTTATCAACTCAAAAGGCTAGACATAGCGTCAAACCGATTCACGGGACCCTTTCCGACTTGGATACTATCTTTACCATCAATAAATTATTTAGACATCGAAGGGAATCGGTTTACCGGAATGCTTTTCGAAGATCTTGCTTGTAACCCTGAGCTCGAATTCGTGGACTTGTCGGCTAATCTTTTGACCGGGAAACTACCTAACTGTCTTGTGTCTTCAAAGGCCCGGAATGTGGTTTATGATGGGAACTGTTTGACTACAAACAATGGGAATGAAATCAAAAGTCAAAAGCCGATCTCGTTTTGTAGCAACCAAGCTTTGGCTGTAGGCATCATCCCTAGACCACACAGGGATGGTAAGGGCTCGAAAGTAGCCCTTGTGTTCGGGCTCACCGGTGGGATTATCGGCGGGCTCGTTTTCGTTGGTGTAGCATTCTTGATTTTCCGGCATGTTCATGGTAAAAAGGCGGTGAAAATGCAGCCACCGGTACCAGAAAATGCTCCTGCTTCTTCTTACACTTCAAAGTTGCTTTCAGATGCAAGTAAGCTTCGGATATATAAGAGTAAAACGCCATTTTCGTtcatgaggtttggccagttttgcgactttcgtccaaatgtttgtttttccgcatctagatctaaaaggtttgaaatcttgccattttcatctggctcgttaactcaatccatttttctccgttaagttaggggtatttCCGCCTtctttgttaacttaaagggaaattcggtctttttcactttgtgtaaaaagaccgaatacccctgaaaagACCGAATTGtactttaagttaacaaaaaagacagaaataccacTGACtaaacggagaaaaatggattgagttaacaagctggacgaaaatggcaagatttcaaatcttttgaatccagatgcggaaaaacaaactgAAACTCGCAAAActgccaaacctcagggacgaaaatggcattttactctatataTAATTATccgattctgattattcaaacaCCCCTTAATTCATCCGATTGTGCTCGTTTAACGACTAATCATTTCATCTAAAAGGATACGTTACTCGAGCAATGAAGCTAGCAACACTTGGTGTCCCCCCTTACCGAACGTTCTCGTTGGAGGAACTCGAGGAAGCTACTAACGGCTTCAACACATCTACGTTCATGGGTGAAGGGTCTCACGGTCAGGTACATTTCATCGCTTATAACATCTTTCTTGTTTCTGTCGTACCAAATTCGATTACGACAACAACTTCGTATTCGAACATCAGATGTACAGAGGCCGACTTCGGGACGGATCATACGTAGCCATCCAATGCCTGAAAATGAAACGAAACCACAATACGCAATGGTTTACTCGTCACATAGAGTTGATCTCGAAACTCCGACACCAGCATTTGGTAAGCGCTCTTGGACACTGCTTTGAGTTTTATCTGGATGATTCAAGTGTCAGCAGGCTGTTTCTGGTGTTCGAGTATGCACCGAACGGGACGCTTAGAGACTGGATTTCCGGTAAACTCGATTATAACTTTAAACAATCACACGAAGTAGGAAGTATTAATATGTCTGCTAACTGAAACGCTCGAAAACGATAGGGAAGAACAATGGAAGAAGTTTGTCATGGAGTCAACGAATAGCAGCGGCGATCGGCATAGTGAAGGGGATTCAGTTTCTTCACTCGGGTATCGTTCCGCGGTTGTTTTCAAGCAACCTGAAGATAACAGATGTCTTGTTGGATCAAAACTTCAATGCAAAGATCAGCTGCAATAATCTGTCATTGTTGAATTCGAACATCGAAAAGGTATTTCATTATTTAACATTGTATCAGCTATGTCATTGTTATGTCGATCAATGAGTTATAATATTCGAGATTCAACAGGACGGTGCGCAAGGTTATTTCAACAGATTCAAAGAACCTAATCGTGCAAGGTGAGCAATTAAcgaaacacaaatctaattattCTTATATATATGTTAATTAGGATGGAAAATGATTAGTAACATAATATAAATACTATTTTTTAACTTTCAACTTATGCTTATACATTAAATAATACACGTTTTTAACTCATTTAGTTTTCATTTAATTTGATATTCCTCTAATACCTTGTGTTTGttagcgtttttttttttttaagttgtatACACATgtgtgtttaattttttttttgtcaaatgtTACGTTATAAATTTTGTTGAAAACAGAGTTGTATTCAAAGTAGATTAATTGGTGGAATGTTAAGCTATAACGATTGTGGTTACTTTGTCGGTACTGTGACGAACCAAACTAAAACCGACATCGGTACCGGTATCGGGTATTATTTGAACTGGTGCCCGTATTCGCTTTTATAAACGCGTGTCAATATCCCTTTTTCCATATCAcgactaggggtgcaaacgagctgagccgagcccgagctcgactaggctcgagctcgtttaacatatgaaagctcgagctcggctcgattcgagctttatttctaaagctcaagctcggctcgaaggtaatttttcaagctcgaactcggctcggctcgactcgtttagtatttattaattaatttatattaattataattattattattatacatataatttagttatttttttatatttatataaatggtaattattattatataattatatgtttaatatattaatagaaaatatataaacagaaagctcgtttaggctcgcgagccggctcgagctcgataagcggagctcgggctcgggctcgtttactaaatgagcttgtttttaggctcgggctcgagctttcatatgttaaacaaACTCGAGCTCGggctttagaaataaagctcgaatcgagccgagctcggcTCGAGCCGAGAGccgagctcggctcgagctcgagctcgtttaagctcggctcgttcgagctttttttttcgagccgagctcgagtagctcggctcatttgcacccctTCGACTTTatttatatgttattttttatCTCTTGCGGATGCTAAACTGAGTGTCAGTACCGTAACAAACTGAACCGATACCGGCCGGAACCGAGTTCCCTCCCTATCGCGAGAGGGTATCCTACTAGTTTGATAATCAGTTCATATGTTTTTACATTTTACTCGATTTCTAGGGTTAGCAATCCGGAGAAAGTCGACGTGTATGATTTCGGTGTAATACTACTCGAAATCATATTAGGAAAACCGCTATGCACACAAAAGGAAATAGAGTCCGTAAAAGAACAGTTTCAAGCCAGAATTACATCCGACGATGCGGCTATAAAGGAGATGGTTGATCCAGCGGTTCGTGATGCATGTTCCGATCAATCGTTAACAACAATAGCGGAAATCTGCTGCAGGTGTTTGGTAAATGATCCATTAGAGAGACCTTCTGTGGAGGATATGTTGTGGAATATGCAATTTGCTGCACAGGTTCAGGATGCTTTGCACAGTAGTGAAGGATCTCCGGTTTCGCATTCGCAACGCGCGATCATACAGCAGTAGTTTTACTTTTGCAGTATGAGATAAAGTAGATATTATTATTGTCTAATGGGATTTGATTTGTAAAGAGGATTAGAGTTGTAGCTTACTGTTTTGTGACATTTATATGTAACAATAATATGTGATAATGAATTCTGTTATATTGTATTGTAACTTGTTAGTAGTCAAATTCGAGTTTTATCGGTAGTTCTGTGAATTAGAATATTGTTCGGTTCGTTTGAGAAATCGCAAGTTTAGTTAATGACTGTTGCTACGATGAAATCGGAATCAGGTCTTGTTGTCTGGTTGGGCAGTGTCGAGCATTCCGGAGTCCAGATCTGAGATGCAACATGTAAAGAAACTATTAGAAGGTGATCCGAGGCCGAAGCCCAAGGAACACAAATCGTCTCGAGTTgactgtcattttcgtcccagCGGTTTTGGCAAAATTTGCCACATAATTTGTCACACGAGGCCAATTTTTCTTTTCGTGCCATGTCTATCCCCGACGTTTCTTAAATGtgtcacttcagtccaaaaagtTAACGTTCATTAACTTTGACAGCTTACTGAGGGGTAGAACGGTAATTTTAGCAGtcttttttcttcatttttatatataaacacaaaatcactttctctctctctctcctctctctcaatCTCTCTCTAGATTGGCCACAACTAGCGAAATTTAAAATTTAGCAACCCTAAAAGAAATACGTGTCGATATCCTTTTCGCCATATCTCCGAATATATACAGACCctaacatatataataataataataataataataataataataataataataataataataataataataataataataatataaaataaagGATATACATAATAATATACATAAAATAAAGGATAAACATAATAATATgagtaataataatattaataatactaatacgtATTAAAGTTTAAAATATTACTATTAATTCGTAATAAAGGATAACcataataatattaaatacgtattttaaaatttaaaagataAGACCATAATAATATTTTACTAACAAATATAGTTATAATGATATAAAACTTAATCCCCAAGCATATCCAAAACCCTATATAAACAATGCAACCACGTAAAAAATCTTTAAACCTAATTCACAACTCACAACATATTGATATGTCGCAAACCTATACAGCAGTAGAGTTTCCGGTGGTTGTATCTAAGGGAGAACATCATATTAAAATAGGTACCATCGACATCGATCCTTCCCTTGATTTCCAGAAGTTTAAAACAATCTTGGAGCAGATGATTGGCGTTTCCTATAACAATCTGACTACCTACCTAGTCGACAACAAAGAATACCAGATGATTCTGGTCACCAGTAATAACCAGAACGGTGTTGAGGGTGTGAAAGATGTTTCTAATGATTCTGGTGATTTGTGCGTTTACGATGATGTAGTTGAAGGGTTTTTCCGCACAGTGGTTGGACCAGTTTCTCGACAACGTTAAAAGATATTTCCGGTGGTAACTATATTTTGGTAATCTTCTGGTTTGGTAACTTTTGTTCGTAACTTTTGTTCGTATGGTACATGGATGGGGTATGGTATGTTTAGTGGCTCGCAAACCATTGGTGGACACGCCCTCATAGTTACAAAAATCTTAATCGCCCGCCGTAAAAGATTTTTAACTTCATGATTGTTCGAAAAAAAATTATGTGTCCTCCAGTGAAATTGTTCATATCTTgcttttagtttttatattttggTTAATTTGAAAGAACTGAAAATATCATTGTGTTGATAtggtttatcttttttttttaaatgttcatATGTTTCTTTTAATCTTTATATATTTTTTGGTTGATCGATTAGAATGATGTTTCTGGTGGTAACTCCATGTAATATTGTGGTGGTAATTTTTTTTAGTATGGTAAATGGACGGGTATAGATGTATAGTATGTTAAATGGCGGACCCACTCATAAAGCGTTGGTGGACACACTCGACACTCGAGGTAAAAAAAATCCCAATCGCCCATCTTAAAAGTTTGCTTAATGTCTTACATTGTTCtcgtaaaaaaaaagttatgtgtCCACCTTTGAAAATATTCATATCTTTCTTTTATACTTTATATATTTTGGTTGATTTGTAAGAACGGGAAATATAATTGTGTTAATATGATTTATCTTTTAATAAATGttcatatgtttattttattCTTTATAATTTGGTtgtatgatttatttatttatttttaattctgGCAATTAAGTTTTATTTCTATGTAGTCTTGTTATAGCATCAACAAATCAATAAATTTACAAACCTTAAAACCCAATTGCTACATTATT
This genomic interval carries:
- the LOC110898243 gene encoding probable inactive leucine-rich repeat receptor-like protein kinase At3g03770 codes for the protein MSQILVVVLLAVLFVQIHCSKPHNNATQEQTLLEIQHLLYYPVVLKSWNNATDFCNTVQSTYVTVVCYEDVVTQLHIINTDKSPPLPEDFSVDAFFAALVKLPSLKVLKLVSLGLWGGLPATISQLSSLEILNVSSNHFTGTIQPEITSLTDLQSLVLDDNNFTGWIPARIGFLSRLSVLSLKNNMLSGLLPESLGSLVDLRVLGLSYNNLSGQVPDLRRSRNLQVLELEGNSLGPEFPRVTDRIISITLRDNKFTAGLPEELRSFYQLKRLDIASNRFTGPFPTWILSLPSINYLDIEGNRFTGMLFEDLACNPELEFVDLSANLLTGKLPNCLVSSKARNVVYDGNCLTTNNGNEIKSQKPISFCSNQALAVGIIPRPHRDGKGSKVALVFGLTGGIIGGLVFVGVAFLIFRHVHGKKAVKMQPPVPENAPASSYTSKLLSDARYVTRAMKLATLGVPPYRTFSLEELEEATNGFNTSTFMGEGSHGQMYRGRLRDGSYVAIQCLKMKRNHNTQWFTRHIELISKLRHQHLVSALGHCFEFYLDDSSVSRLFLVFEYAPNGTLRDWISGKNNGRSLSWSQRIAAAIGIVKGIQFLHSGIVPRLFSSNLKITDVLLDQNFNAKISCNNLSLLNSNIEKDGAQGYFNRFKEPNRARVSNPEKVDVYDFGVILLEIILGKPLCTQKEIESVKEQFQARITSDDAAIKEMVDPAVRDACSDQSLTTIAEICCRCLVNDPLERPSVEDMLWNMQFAAQVQDALHSSEGSPVSHSQRAIIQQ